One window of Alkaliphilus metalliredigens QYMF genomic DNA carries:
- a CDS encoding AAA family ATPase: MRPSLLKIKGINSFNGEQVIEFNRLVEKGLFGIFGPTGSGKSSILDAITLVLYGNISRDSKEFINTEVDRGEVSFEFEILDGKRRRTYRLERGIKRKKNGGIETTVARMMELEVDGIKILAEGVTNVNQEVMRVIGLSADDFTRSVVLPQGKFSEFLKLTGRERRNMLERIFGLEQYGKTIMDKISTQRKKYDVKRIDLEGQLKGYEGITGDYYKEVAEHLNLLLGEEQLLKVEILKLDKEYQQGKKTWELQEERRGYEAIKKTLEEKKSEIEENRNQFEMGRKSNLLKPYLTNLKTIEEKINENKINLEKLETDLPRVNEKLKEVQENHQKSLVYKEEQFPSLIAKVESCKQAEEMEEQNQLLIKEIKALEELYAYHYKESQEKAKGLEKLKVKRIEGKEKITEIEKYLEAIYIESHIREGLEQGYSLEKDMERVLLEKKENETMLVALSKVIEENKIKLKEKTQIKEGLEAGLSTFVEAQKHLEQSPLKEENIVFTNKMELEKRKQQLITLRDHTTQRSTLVKVLEALLRDKTQLENNKEAYITKIREAESGFETLKVEVKKIEMESVAANLAQHLHQGDSCPVCGSKEHPHPAEGKAEALLIEKNNELGKSETKLLELKEEKTKIDISLAQVDKEGDMKKTSLEEIEKLVGNQSLEDFRKEVDGLEIELIKVIKEREAYTNNKTKTEAEIEKHKEGINSNNTLLTKLNIEIQKDSESHETLINKIQKLRKNSNEISSSIEKLKEGLKIENIVVEYNQMKGLDKERWKKEKELKDLREIVEIENHQREALEEGLHSLNLEIAKNKQQLDGNKQHLNMSIEKIKKLVEDNNPKTYRVTLENRMKEVEETEKNLKVRVEKGSALQQKMVEEKAIAENNRVNLESEYSLKKQELEKMTQDQGFNSLEEIEKYVIIEEELERLEKQIITYDDDVKNINHNIGRINKALEGNCLTQEMWEQIQALLTEKKQVQEKMSKEIGESQQIVKDVKVKLENIKELKKKEKKITHKLDILLELSKMLEGNKFVEYVAINQLKYIAREASKWLKEITRGRYALELDSSGNFVMRDDFNGGIRRATNTLSGGETFLTSLALALALSSHIQLKGSVPLEFFFLDEGFGTLDSELLEIVMNALERLHSEKLSVGIISHVEELKNRVPIKLMVSPPIYGGEGTTIKII; this comes from the coding sequence ATGAGACCTAGTCTATTAAAGATAAAGGGAATCAATAGCTTTAATGGTGAGCAGGTGATTGAATTTAATCGACTAGTAGAAAAAGGACTCTTTGGAATCTTCGGACCTACGGGTAGTGGAAAATCTTCGATACTAGATGCCATCACCTTAGTCCTATATGGAAACATTTCAAGGGATTCTAAGGAATTTATTAATACGGAAGTGGATCGAGGAGAAGTTAGCTTTGAATTTGAAATCCTAGATGGAAAGAGACGCAGGACCTATCGTTTGGAACGTGGGATTAAGCGCAAAAAAAATGGAGGAATAGAAACCACAGTAGCCAGGATGATGGAGCTAGAGGTCGATGGAATCAAAATATTGGCAGAAGGGGTCACTAATGTAAATCAGGAAGTCATGAGAGTGATAGGACTGAGCGCCGATGACTTTACACGTTCTGTTGTGCTACCCCAGGGGAAATTTAGTGAGTTTTTAAAGCTCACAGGGAGAGAAAGACGAAATATGCTAGAGCGTATTTTTGGACTAGAGCAATATGGCAAAACCATAATGGATAAGATTTCTACCCAACGAAAAAAATATGATGTAAAGCGAATCGATTTAGAAGGCCAACTGAAGGGTTATGAAGGGATTACAGGGGATTATTATAAAGAAGTAGCAGAACATCTAAATTTATTACTAGGGGAAGAACAGCTACTGAAGGTTGAAATTCTAAAGCTAGATAAGGAGTACCAACAGGGTAAAAAAACCTGGGAGCTACAAGAGGAACGACGGGGTTATGAAGCGATTAAAAAAACGTTAGAAGAAAAAAAGTCGGAAATAGAAGAAAATCGAAATCAATTTGAAATGGGGAGGAAGTCTAACCTCCTTAAACCGTACCTGACAAATTTAAAAACCATAGAAGAAAAAATCAATGAAAATAAGATTAATTTAGAAAAACTAGAAACAGATTTGCCACGGGTAAATGAAAAACTAAAGGAAGTCCAAGAAAACCACCAAAAATCCCTAGTCTATAAAGAAGAACAATTCCCTAGTTTAATTGCTAAAGTAGAAAGCTGTAAGCAGGCTGAAGAGATGGAGGAGCAAAACCAACTGCTTATAAAAGAAATAAAGGCTCTTGAAGAATTGTATGCCTATCATTACAAGGAGAGCCAAGAAAAAGCTAAGGGATTAGAAAAATTAAAAGTGAAAAGAATTGAGGGTAAAGAAAAAATAACAGAAATAGAAAAGTATTTAGAGGCAATTTATATTGAGTCCCACATTCGTGAAGGCCTAGAACAGGGCTATAGTCTAGAAAAGGATATGGAAAGAGTATTACTAGAAAAAAAAGAAAATGAAACAATGCTTGTGGCTTTATCTAAAGTGATAGAAGAGAACAAAATAAAGCTAAAGGAAAAAACACAGATAAAAGAAGGGCTAGAAGCAGGGTTAAGTACATTTGTTGAAGCCCAAAAACATTTAGAGCAGAGTCCATTAAAGGAAGAAAACATTGTTTTTACAAATAAGATGGAACTAGAAAAAAGGAAACAGCAGTTAATAACCCTAAGGGATCACACGACTCAAAGATCCACTTTAGTTAAAGTACTAGAAGCCCTATTAAGAGATAAAACACAATTAGAAAATAATAAAGAGGCATATATTACAAAAATCAGGGAAGCAGAAAGTGGGTTTGAAACATTAAAAGTGGAAGTGAAAAAAATTGAGATGGAATCCGTAGCTGCTAATCTGGCTCAACACCTACACCAAGGAGATTCATGCCCTGTATGTGGTTCAAAGGAACATCCTCATCCCGCAGAAGGGAAAGCGGAAGCACTTCTGATAGAGAAGAACAATGAGCTGGGTAAAAGTGAGACCAAGCTACTTGAATTAAAGGAAGAAAAAACAAAGATAGATATTTCCCTTGCACAAGTAGATAAAGAGGGGGATATGAAAAAAACCTCCTTAGAGGAGATTGAAAAATTAGTAGGAAATCAATCCTTAGAAGATTTTAGAAAAGAAGTTGATGGGTTAGAAATAGAATTAATAAAAGTAATAAAGGAAAGAGAAGCATATACTAATAACAAAACCAAGACAGAAGCAGAAATAGAAAAGCACAAGGAAGGAATAAATAGCAACAATACCCTACTGACAAAGTTAAATATAGAAATACAAAAAGACAGTGAAAGCCATGAGACACTAATTAATAAAATTCAGAAGCTACGCAAAAATAGTAATGAGATCTCTTCATCAATTGAAAAATTAAAGGAAGGTCTTAAAATTGAAAATATTGTTGTCGAATATAATCAAATGAAGGGTCTGGATAAAGAACGGTGGAAAAAAGAAAAAGAATTAAAGGATTTGAGGGAAATTGTAGAAATAGAAAATCATCAAAGAGAAGCATTAGAAGAAGGGCTACATTCCTTAAATTTAGAAATAGCAAAAAATAAACAACAGTTAGATGGAAACAAACAGCACCTGAACATGTCCATTGAAAAAATAAAGAAGCTTGTTGAAGATAATAATCCTAAAACCTATAGAGTAACCCTAGAAAACAGAATGAAAGAAGTAGAAGAAACAGAAAAGAACCTTAAGGTAAGGGTTGAAAAGGGTAGTGCCTTGCAACAGAAGATGGTAGAAGAAAAGGCCATAGCAGAAAACAACAGAGTTAATTTAGAGAGTGAGTACAGTCTAAAAAAACAAGAGCTAGAAAAAATGACTCAAGATCAAGGGTTCAATTCTCTAGAAGAGATAGAAAAATATGTGATCATAGAAGAAGAGCTCGAGAGATTAGAAAAACAGATTATTACCTATGATGATGATGTAAAAAATATCAATCATAATATAGGTAGAATTAATAAGGCATTAGAGGGGAATTGTTTAACACAGGAAATGTGGGAACAAATTCAGGCATTGTTGACTGAGAAAAAGCAAGTTCAAGAGAAAATGTCTAAGGAAATTGGAGAATCACAACAGATTGTCAAGGATGTTAAAGTAAAGCTAGAGAATATAAAGGAGCTTAAAAAAAAGGAGAAGAAAATCACCCACAAACTAGATATTCTCTTGGAATTAAGCAAAATGTTAGAGGGAAACAAATTTGTAGAGTATGTTGCAATTAACCAGTTAAAGTACATTGCCAGAGAAGCCTCAAAATGGCTAAAGGAAATTACAAGGGGGAGGTATGCCCTGGAACTAGACAGTAGTGGTAATTTTGTCATGAGAGATGACTTTAATGGAGGGATCAGAAGAGCCACAAACACATTATCTGGTGGAGAAACATTTTTAACCTCCTTAGCCCTTGCCCTAGCATTATCCTCTCATATTCAATTGAAGGGAAGTGTACCATTGGAATTCTTCTTCCTAGATGAAGGATTTGGTACATTAGACAGCGAACTCCTTGAAATTGTCATGAATGCCCTAGAGAGATTGCACTCAGAAAAATTAAGTGTGGGGATTATCAGTCATGTGGAAGAGCTGAAAAACAGAGTGCCAATTAAGCTCATGGTGTCACCCCCAATATATGGTGGGGAAGGCACAACCATAAAGATTATATAA
- a CDS encoding cation:proton antiporter subunit C, with the protein MMTDLNSIIDNINYIGAFILFIIGLYTVLTHSNLLKKIIGVNIMETSIFLFFVSIGYVKGAKAPILESGSGELIYVNPLPSAMILTGIVVAVSITAYALSIIVKIHEAYGTIDLDEIMEIRGGQTNE; encoded by the coding sequence ATGATGACAGATTTGAATTCAATTATCGATAATATAAATTATATTGGCGCATTTATTTTGTTTATAATCGGACTGTATACTGTATTAACCCATTCCAATCTTTTAAAGAAAATTATTGGGGTTAATATTATGGAAACATCTATTTTTCTTTTCTTTGTTTCAATAGGATACGTGAAAGGTGCAAAGGCTCCAATTTTAGAGTCTGGCAGTGGCGAATTGATCTATGTCAATCCGTTGCCTTCAGCTATGATTTTGACTGGAATCGTTGTAGCAGTCAGTATCACTGCTTATGCCCTTAGTATTATCGTGAAAATTCATGAAGCTTATGGAACGATAGACTTAGATGAAATTATGGAAATAAGGGGTGGGCAGACCAATGAGTAG
- the mnhG gene encoding monovalent cation/H(+) antiporter subunit G yields MIQTGIVLFLLIVSSFFFLVGTVGLIRMPDVFCRMHATTKSDTLGAGLALLALIVYRGFDVISIKLLLVLIFIWITNPTAAHIIAKAAYHNDQVEKR; encoded by the coding sequence TTGATACAAACAGGAATTGTTCTTTTCTTATTAATAGTAAGTAGTTTTTTCTTTTTAGTGGGTACGGTTGGCTTAATTCGAATGCCTGATGTTTTTTGTCGAATGCATGCCACGACCAAGAGTGATACCCTAGGGGCGGGATTAGCGTTATTAGCATTGATCGTTTATAGAGGGTTTGATGTGATTAGTATAAAATTGCTTCTTGTGTTGATTTTTATTTGGATAACAAATCCAACGGCAGCCCATATCATAGCCAAGGCTGCTTATCACAATGATCAAGTAGAGAAGAGGTGA
- a CDS encoding monovalent cation/H+ antiporter complex subunit F codes for MILTALTGMTIFLAILIFFCLYRAFIGPTAADRVVSINIIATKVTVLIALITIVTDQDAFVDVALIYAMMGFIATICVSKYVEKGKLF; via the coding sequence ATGATTTTAACAGCTTTGACAGGCATGACAATTTTTTTAGCAATACTGATTTTTTTCTGTCTATATAGAGCATTTATAGGGCCGACAGCTGCAGATCGAGTTGTTTCCATTAATATTATTGCAACTAAGGTGACAGTTTTAATTGCTTTAATTACAATTGTAACTGACCAAGATGCTTTTGTGGATGTGGCGTTAATTTATGCCATGATGGGTTTTATTGCAACAATTTGTGTGTCAAAGTACGTGGAAAAAGGAAAATTGTTTTAG
- a CDS encoding ABC transporter ATP-binding protein, with protein MVRRTWKAEGEKMKDILQVNHVNKFYYEKRKRSFQALQDISFTVKPGEIFGILGPNGAGKTTMIKCICGLLFFEEGEISVNGYSMKKNRREGLRYISAVLEGNRNIYWRMTVQENLIFFAGINGVSKSAIKDRMNDLIERFHLQEQRHQVVNYLSRGMKQKVAIAISLITNKPIIMLDEPTLGLDVNMTLEMRGMLQEIAREDQKTILLSTHDLHVVEAICNRVLIINKGKVVAQDSVQNLGTLMNRQIYQIKLHSPVNIQEIASMNKQIGIISEKRNGIEQTIIIELKEVDDLYDLLGLIKDSGGHLIDLTKQHKNLEGIFLDLIKEEQKDEIPL; from the coding sequence ATGGTAAGAAGAACATGGAAAGCGGAAGGTGAGAAGATGAAGGATATTCTTCAAGTAAATCATGTTAATAAGTTCTACTATGAAAAAAGAAAAAGATCTTTTCAAGCATTACAAGATATTTCCTTTACTGTAAAGCCTGGTGAAATATTTGGTATTTTAGGGCCCAATGGAGCTGGAAAGACCACAATGATTAAGTGTATTTGTGGGTTATTGTTTTTTGAAGAAGGGGAAATCTCAGTAAATGGTTATTCAATGAAAAAAAATAGAAGAGAGGGATTGAGATACATCAGTGCAGTATTAGAGGGTAATCGCAATATCTATTGGAGAATGACTGTTCAAGAGAATCTGATTTTTTTTGCAGGGATTAATGGCGTGTCGAAGTCTGCAATTAAAGATCGTATGAATGATTTGATTGAGCGTTTCCATTTACAGGAACAACGTCATCAAGTGGTCAACTATTTATCTCGGGGCATGAAACAAAAGGTAGCTATTGCCATCTCCCTCATTACAAACAAACCAATCATTATGCTAGATGAACCTACATTGGGGTTAGATGTGAATATGACCCTAGAAATGCGAGGGATGCTCCAGGAAATTGCACGGGAGGACCAAAAAACCATACTATTAAGTACCCACGATTTACATGTGGTAGAAGCGATTTGCAACCGGGTACTGATTATCAATAAAGGGAAGGTGGTTGCACAGGACTCAGTACAAAACCTGGGGACATTGATGAATCGCCAGATTTATCAAATTAAACTGCACTCACCAGTGAATATTCAAGAAATAGCCAGTATGAATAAACAGATTGGAATCATAAGTGAAAAAAGAAATGGCATAGAGCAAACAATCATAATAGAGCTCAAAGAGGTTGATGATTTATACGATCTATTAGGCCTAATTAAGGATAGCGGGGGACATTTAATAGACTTAACAAAACAACATAAGAATCTTGAGGGGATATTTTTGGATTTAATCAAGGAGGAACAAAAGGATGAAATACCTTTATAG
- a CDS encoding ABC transporter permease: MKYLYSFMAIFHKEWIELKRYWLNSLIGFIIYIIIFIALFTGAQYIGQANVALTESLEGFLIGYTLWFMAMGAFSDTAHAIVDEARKGTLEQLYMTEIPFVWLLVSKNIVSTLFFTVFFIVMIYVQMILTGIQLHVDLLGIFVVLFVGLFSLYGVGLLLAGLGLVFKKIQNIMGATQFIIVGLMMVSPTDKPILKLLPFTYTRELIMKMLQEGKGLQNFSSEDYGFLLFTSVLYMSIGMYGYKVAEKEVLKRGMLGQY; the protein is encoded by the coding sequence ATGAAATACCTTTATAGCTTTATGGCTATCTTTCATAAGGAATGGATTGAACTTAAAAGATATTGGTTAAACAGTCTAATTGGATTTATCATCTATATTATTATTTTTATTGCACTTTTTACTGGTGCGCAATATATTGGACAAGCAAATGTTGCTTTAACTGAAAGCCTAGAGGGATTTTTGATAGGATATACACTGTGGTTCATGGCAATGGGGGCATTTTCTGATACAGCCCACGCTATTGTGGATGAGGCTAGAAAAGGAACATTAGAGCAGTTGTACATGACGGAAATTCCCTTTGTATGGTTGTTGGTCAGCAAGAACATTGTCTCGACCCTTTTTTTTACAGTATTCTTTATTGTCATGATTTACGTACAAATGATATTGACAGGAATTCAATTACATGTGGACCTACTAGGGATTTTTGTTGTCTTGTTTGTAGGACTGTTTAGCCTATATGGAGTCGGATTACTATTAGCCGGATTAGGATTGGTATTTAAAAAAATTCAGAACATAATGGGTGCCACCCAATTCATTATTGTGGGATTAATGATGGTATCACCGACGGACAAACCAATATTAAAATTATTACCCTTTACTTATACTAGGGAATTAATTATGAAAATGCTACAAGAGGGAAAGGGACTTCAAAATTTTTCTTCAGAGGATTACGGTTTTTTACTGTTCACATCTGTTCTCTATATGAGTATTGGGATGTATGGTTATAAGGTGGCAGAAAAAGAAGTGCTGAAGAGGGGAATGCTAGGACAATATTAA
- a CDS encoding MnhB domain-containing protein, with the protein MDDLIVKTITRIVMPFIQLYGVFIVLHGHISPGGGFAGGAIIGASLVLYTLAFGLKKGHQKMPHRISSRIESGGILWLISLGLIGVIMGGNFLENQSAGFHMGQLGTVISAGLIPLATVGIGMKVGSTMITLFHTMIEEE; encoded by the coding sequence GTGGATGATTTGATTGTTAAGACCATAACTAGAATCGTTATGCCCTTTATTCAATTATATGGTGTTTTTATTGTTTTGCATGGACATATTTCTCCTGGTGGTGGATTTGCAGGTGGCGCCATCATCGGTGCCAGTTTAGTACTTTATACCCTGGCATTTGGATTGAAGAAAGGACATCAAAAGATGCCCCATCGCATCTCTTCAAGGATCGAATCTGGTGGAATTCTCTGGCTTATTTCTCTAGGACTGATAGGTGTGATCATGGGAGGCAACTTTTTAGAAAATCAATCAGCTGGATTTCATATGGGACAGCTAGGAACTGTTATTAGTGCAGGACTGATCCCTTTGGCTACAGTTGGAATTGGAATGAAGGTTGGTAGTACCATGATTACTTTATTTCATACGATGATTGAGGAGGAATAA
- the mbhE gene encoding hydrogen gas-evolving membrane-bound hydrogenase subunit E, with protein MKKKFLLFVLGGLLFVLLSSISEMPSLGSAESPSYNEVAHYYVDNAVEDTNTANVISAIITDYRAFDTLGETTVLFTSIAAVISVMSVSGKTPKVEKKEAE; from the coding sequence GTGAAGAAAAAATTTCTTTTATTTGTATTAGGAGGTCTGCTCTTCGTATTGTTAAGTAGTATTTCAGAAATGCCATCCTTAGGAAGTGCTGAAAGTCCATCCTATAATGAAGTGGCACATTATTATGTTGACAATGCTGTAGAAGACACAAATACGGCTAATGTGATATCTGCAATTATTACGGATTACCGTGCATTTGATACCCTAGGGGAAACAACGGTGCTATTTACTTCTATTGCAGCAGTTATTTCTGTGATGAGTGTAAGTGGTAAAACGCCAAAGGTTGAAAAAAAGGAGGCTGAGTAA
- a CDS encoding Na+/H+ antiporter subunit E: MKEKISLLQKKHIVLGVLLFTFWNILSPRITVESILVGLVVSFGVVLYSRDIVFDEEEVTLYKLSNIGKFFSFIWCLLVEIVKANIQVAKIVLSPSMPISPKLVRIPVKFKNDFNKVLYGNAVTLTPGTLTVDITENEYLVHALTEEAAEDLIDSVMEQHVLRLEVDDK; this comes from the coding sequence ATGAAAGAAAAAATTTCATTGTTACAAAAAAAGCACATCGTATTGGGAGTGCTCTTATTTACATTTTGGAACATATTATCTCCTCGTATTACTGTAGAATCAATACTAGTTGGGTTGGTGGTTTCCTTTGGCGTTGTACTCTATTCAAGGGATATTGTATTTGATGAAGAAGAGGTAACCCTATATAAGCTTTCTAATATTGGCAAATTCTTCTCTTTTATATGGTGTTTGTTGGTGGAGATTGTAAAGGCTAACATTCAAGTTGCCAAAATTGTATTAAGCCCTTCTATGCCAATTTCACCTAAATTAGTCAGGATACCTGTGAAGTTTAAAAATGATTTTAATAAGGTGCTTTATGGTAATGCCGTGACTTTAACGCCAGGTACCTTGACTGTGGATATAACTGAAAATGAATATTTAGTGCATGCGTTAACAGAAGAGGCTGCAGAAGACTTAATCGATAGTGTGATGGAGCAGCATGTGCTGAGATTAGAGGTGGATGACAAATGA
- a CDS encoding hydrogenase subunit MbhD domain-containing protein, giving the protein MQLLNVILVIFLIVCAIAVEETKDLLGAVIIFATYSLVMAVLWLLLRAPDIAMTEAAIGAGVTTILFIGVISRTGRMEK; this is encoded by the coding sequence GTGCAATTGTTAAATGTAATCTTAGTGATCTTTCTGATTGTTTGCGCCATTGCGGTAGAAGAAACAAAGGACTTATTGGGAGCCGTCATTATATTTGCTACCTATAGCTTGGTTATGGCGGTATTGTGGTTGCTATTAAGAGCGCCTGATATTGCAATGACAGAAGCAGCTATTGGAGCCGGTGTAACAACAATTTTGTTCATTGGTGTCATTAGTAGAACTGGGAGGATGGAAAAGTGA
- a CDS encoding CBS domain-containing protein, producing the protein MDTMKARDIMTRDVISVTKEDTVEKVVKLLLDNGISGLPVVDEENHVVGIITEGDLIYRSKKLKIPSYFTLLDSYIFLENPQNLGDQIKKMVGYKVEDVMTKKVVKADINDSVEDVATLMTSKNVNRIPVVENEILVGIVSRRDIIKSYTES; encoded by the coding sequence ATGGATACAATGAAAGCCAGAGATATTATGACAAGGGACGTTATTTCAGTGACCAAGGAAGATACTGTAGAGAAAGTGGTTAAGCTATTGCTAGATAATGGAATTAGTGGATTACCTGTAGTGGATGAAGAAAATCACGTCGTTGGAATTATTACTGAGGGTGATTTGATCTATCGTAGTAAAAAATTGAAAATCCCAAGTTACTTTACCCTATTAGATAGTTACATATTTCTTGAAAATCCACAAAATCTAGGGGATCAAATTAAAAAAATGGTGGGATATAAAGTAGAGGATGTCATGACTAAAAAGGTGGTCAAAGCAGATATTAATGACTCTGTTGAAGATGTAGCTACTTTAATGACAAGCAAAAATGTGAATCGTATTCCTGTTGTTGAAAATGAGATACTAGTAGGAATCGTCAGCCGTAGGGATATTATTAAAAGCTATACAGAAAGCTAA
- a CDS encoding complex I subunit 5 family protein — MSSIHFPVYILLLLLISAILIPLKKGDYDDGFKWEMMGVLGLAWALSLSLLIFVLRDQSFTYTFGQWNPTIGIEFVVDEFSALMTLVVLSVATLIIIYSLKDIEHEILKEQFFSYYTLIFLLLFSMIGMIFTNDLFNLYVFMEILSLTSCGIISIKRKKENLMASFKYLMLGAIGSVSILMGIALLYMVTGHLNMTAAYEVITQVWQSYPRNILIALGFILTGFGIKAAIFPLHIWLPDAHSNAPTPSSALLSGLVVKVYVFAIAKILFRVLGQDIVQSIGVTEFITYFAVLSMIMGSVFAIGQTDIKRLLAYSSVAQIGYIFLGLGLATELGFSAGLFHVITHALMKSALFLSAGAIIYQTGKRDIRDLDGIGYQMPITMGVFSVAALGMIGIPGLNGFMSKWYLSLAVLEADKPVFLIMILISSFLNAIYYLPIIIAAFLKESNERDNVMVLDRLPKTMMYPMVIIAIGCVVMGFFPHIVMDVVERAVPTFLFINN, encoded by the coding sequence ATGAGTAGCATTCATTTTCCAGTCTATATATTACTTTTATTATTAATTTCAGCAATTTTAATTCCTTTGAAAAAAGGAGACTATGATGATGGCTTTAAGTGGGAAATGATGGGTGTCCTAGGGCTCGCCTGGGCACTATCCTTAAGTCTATTAATCTTTGTGTTAAGGGATCAATCCTTTACCTATACTTTCGGACAATGGAATCCAACTATTGGGATCGAATTTGTTGTTGATGAATTTTCTGCATTAATGACACTGGTGGTATTATCTGTGGCAACCTTAATCATTATTTATTCCTTAAAGGATATAGAACATGAGATTTTAAAGGAACAATTTTTTTCTTATTATACGTTGATTTTTTTACTCTTATTTTCTATGATTGGTATGATTTTTACCAATGATTTGTTTAATTTATATGTATTTATGGAAATTTTATCCTTGACATCCTGTGGGATCATTTCAATTAAGAGAAAAAAAGAAAATCTAATGGCAAGTTTTAAATATCTAATGTTGGGAGCAATTGGCTCTGTATCAATATTAATGGGGATTGCCCTTTTATATATGGTAACAGGCCATTTAAATATGACAGCAGCCTATGAAGTAATCACTCAAGTATGGCAAAGCTATCCACGAAACATTTTAATAGCCCTAGGCTTTATTTTAACGGGCTTTGGAATCAAAGCAGCAATCTTTCCCTTACACATATGGCTACCAGATGCACATTCCAACGCGCCCACCCCATCTAGTGCACTGTTATCTGGATTGGTGGTTAAAGTTTATGTGTTTGCTATTGCCAAAATTTTATTTAGGGTATTAGGACAGGATATTGTTCAATCCATTGGGGTAACGGAATTTATCACTTATTTTGCTGTATTAAGCATGATCATGGGTTCTGTCTTTGCCATCGGACAGACCGACATCAAGAGACTCTTAGCTTATTCAAGTGTGGCACAGATCGGATATATTTTCTTAGGGTTAGGGCTGGCAACGGAGTTAGGATTCTCTGCAGGACTATTTCATGTAATCACCCATGCTTTAATGAAGTCTGCTCTTTTCTTAAGTGCAGGAGCCATTATTTATCAGACAGGAAAACGGGACATTCGAGACTTAGATGGCATCGGATACCAGATGCCTATTACCATGGGCGTGTTTTCCGTTGCTGCACTAGGCATGATTGGCATACCGGGTTTAAACGGATTTATGAGTAAATGGTATTTAAGTTTGGCTGTGCTTGAAGCAGACAAACCGGTATTCCTAATTATGATATTAATTAGTAGTTTTTTAAATGCTATCTATTATTTACCGATTATCATAGCTGCTTTCCTAAAAGAAAGTAATGAAAGAGACAATGTAATGGTTCTAGATCGTTTACCAAAAACAATGATGTACCCAATGGTAATTATTGCCATAGGGTGTGTTGTAATGGGGTTCTTCCCTCATATTGTGATGGACGTCGTTGAACGTGCAGTGCCAACTTTCCTTTTTATTAATAATTAA